A part of Microthrixaceae bacterium genomic DNA contains:
- a CDS encoding UDP-N-acetylmuramoyl-tripeptide--D-alanyl-D-alanine ligase encodes MRLTTSDIAAALDGEVFGRETSVDGASIDSRTIGDGQLFVPIVADRDGHDFIGAALAGGAAAYLTNGPIEAATAVRCEDTSQALTALGRLARTRLAGEVIGVTGSVGKTSLKDLLRSVAGTTWSTHAGIGSFNNEMGVPLTLLGSPDGTEVTVVEMGARGIGHIADLCTVARPTVGVVTVVAGAHMEQFGSLAAVAMAKGELVEAIPESGLAVLNADDELVAAMAARSQARVLTFGRIRGEVRAERVRLGDDLRARFHLASPWGDATVQMAVAGEHQITNALGAAAAALGLGAEPEAVAEGLARAVLSGGRMHLRTAPDGTRVLDDSYNANPTSMAAALRALAALPAQRRVAVLGTMAELGSVAEADHEATAALAQELGLEVISVAEPRYANVEVAAPDVAGAAAAVRSHGPTGPDTAVLVKASRSAGLERVVALLLEH; translated from the coding sequence GTGCGACTGACCACCTCCGACATCGCTGCGGCACTCGACGGCGAGGTGTTCGGTCGGGAGACGTCCGTGGACGGGGCGAGCATCGACAGCCGGACCATCGGAGACGGTCAACTGTTCGTACCGATCGTGGCCGACCGTGACGGTCACGACTTCATCGGTGCTGCTCTCGCCGGCGGCGCCGCGGCCTACCTGACCAACGGCCCGATCGAAGCAGCCACCGCGGTGCGCTGCGAAGACACGTCGCAGGCGCTCACCGCGCTGGGGCGCCTGGCACGAACCCGGCTGGCGGGTGAGGTGATCGGCGTTACCGGAAGCGTGGGCAAGACCTCGCTCAAGGACCTGCTCCGGTCGGTGGCGGGAACTACCTGGTCCACCCACGCCGGAATCGGATCGTTCAACAACGAGATGGGCGTTCCCCTCACCTTGCTCGGTTCCCCCGACGGCACCGAGGTGACGGTGGTGGAGATGGGGGCACGAGGCATCGGCCACATCGCCGACCTCTGCACCGTGGCCAGGCCCACCGTCGGAGTCGTGACCGTGGTGGCCGGGGCCCACATGGAGCAGTTCGGTTCCTTGGCCGCGGTGGCCATGGCCAAGGGCGAGTTGGTCGAGGCGATCCCGGAATCTGGTCTCGCCGTGCTCAACGCCGATGACGAGTTGGTGGCGGCGATGGCGGCACGCAGTCAGGCCCGGGTGCTCACTTTCGGGCGTATCCGTGGTGAGGTGCGCGCCGAACGGGTGAGGCTGGGCGACGACCTGCGAGCCAGATTCCACCTCGCCAGCCCTTGGGGCGACGCCACGGTGCAGATGGCTGTGGCCGGGGAGCACCAGATCACCAACGCCCTCGGGGCGGCCGCGGCAGCGTTGGGCCTGGGAGCAGAACCCGAAGCGGTGGCCGAGGGACTGGCTCGGGCTGTCTTGTCCGGAGGGCGAATGCACCTGCGCACCGCCCCTGACGGAACCCGGGTGCTCGACGACTCCTACAACGCCAACCCCACGTCGATGGCAGCCGCCCTTCGGGCACTGGCCGCGCTCCCAGCCCAACGTCGGGTGGCGGTGTTGGGCACCATGGCCGAACTGGGGTCGGTCGCTGAAGCCGATCACGAGGCAACGGCAGCGCTGGCCCAGGAGTTGGGTCTGGAGGTGATCTCGGTGGCCGAGCCCCGCTACGCGAACGTGGAGGTCGCCGCGCCCGACGTGGCTGGTGCGGCCGCGGCGGTCCGATCCCACGGGCCGACGGGGCCAGACACCGCGGTGTTGGTGAAGGCCAGTCGTTCGG
- a CDS encoding D-alanine--D-alanine ligase, whose product MAVAPVRLVVLYGGQSAEHEISCISAAHVLAALDPDRYEIDAVAITRDGRWMRSRSLERALRSDERVLPASLPASLGDPISADDNDDDGDGVELDPRPVLTETDGRPVVVLPVLHGPRGEDGTVQGLLELLDVAYVGSGVLGSALNMDKAMAKTVAAAAGLPIVAHLAVRDIEVSPESSGFDELVQRVGAELGWPVFVKPANMGSSVGVSRATDPAELAAAVQTATSLDEWVVIEAAVSAREVEVGVIGNHEPKASVVGEIVPTHDFYDYEDKYLDGAAEMVVPADLPVEVAEEARRLAVEAYKALRCDGLARVDFFYEEQRGDGRPGRGLLFNEINTMPGFTPYSMFPSLWAAAGLNYGALLDKLIDLALARHQHRTRHRLPH is encoded by the coding sequence ATGGCTGTAGCTCCTGTCCGGCTCGTGGTGCTCTACGGCGGCCAGTCCGCCGAGCACGAGATCTCATGTATCTCCGCCGCCCATGTGCTGGCGGCGCTGGACCCTGATCGGTACGAGATCGATGCGGTGGCCATCACCCGTGACGGGCGGTGGATGCGGTCGCGGTCGCTGGAACGGGCGCTACGTTCCGACGAACGGGTGCTACCGGCCTCGCTGCCCGCTTCTCTCGGCGACCCCATCAGCGCCGACGACAACGATGACGACGGCGATGGGGTCGAGCTCGATCCCAGGCCAGTGCTGACCGAGACCGACGGCCGCCCTGTCGTCGTCCTGCCGGTCCTTCACGGACCGAGAGGAGAGGACGGCACCGTTCAGGGCCTGCTCGAACTGCTCGACGTCGCCTATGTCGGATCTGGGGTGCTCGGTTCGGCCCTCAACATGGACAAGGCCATGGCCAAGACGGTGGCGGCCGCGGCCGGACTGCCGATCGTGGCCCATCTGGCCGTGCGAGACATCGAGGTGTCGCCCGAGTCCAGCGGGTTCGACGAGTTGGTCCAACGAGTGGGTGCCGAGTTGGGGTGGCCGGTTTTCGTGAAGCCCGCCAACATGGGCTCCTCGGTCGGGGTTTCCCGAGCCACCGACCCCGCTGAGCTGGCAGCGGCCGTGCAGACGGCGACCTCCCTCGATGAGTGGGTGGTGATCGAAGCGGCGGTATCGGCCCGTGAGGTCGAAGTAGGCGTGATCGGCAACCACGAGCCGAAGGCGTCGGTCGTGGGGGAGATCGTTCCCACCCACGATTTCTACGACTACGAGGACAAGTACCTCGACGGCGCCGCCGAGATGGTGGTCCCCGCCGATCTGCCCGTCGAGGTCGCCGAGGAGGCCCGCCGACTGGCGGTGGAGGCCTACAAGGCATTGCGATGTGACGGCCTGGCCCGCGTCGACTTCTTCTACGAAGAGCAGCGCGGCGACGGCAGGCCGGGCCGCGGGCTGTTGTTCAACGAGATCAACACCATGCCCGGGTTCACGCCGTACTCCATGTTCCCTTCGCTGTGGGCTGCGGCCGGGTTGAACTACGGGGCCCTGTTGGACAAGTTGATCGACCTGGCCTTGGCCCGCCACCAACACCGAACCCGCCACCGCCTACCCCACTGA
- a CDS encoding TetR/AcrR family transcriptional regulator, translated as MCEHCGVVDRTRTDEAVEDAGSSGPRSGPARRNSALRVADGSGERPRSDTSERILAAALSRFAERGVEATSLDSLAADIGVRKQTILYWFPSKDRLLESVIDHAVDELGTYLSEAVAAEPGSFERRVAAAVDATFRLGRSRPELLALLREVARVGPTALGYLRQALDPLLDTAVHSIGGAQGGGRASDEQARRALLAAGSRVVGLATEAEIRAAVGLPPDLVWLRNRRSALISEVTAALGSPRIGPVVVAAR; from the coding sequence ATGTGCGAGCATTGTGGGGTGGTGGACCGGACCCGGACCGACGAGGCGGTCGAGGATGCCGGGTCGTCAGGGCCTCGCTCTGGCCCGGCGCGACGCAACAGCGCGCTTCGGGTGGCCGACGGGTCCGGTGAGCGCCCTCGATCGGACACCTCCGAGCGGATCTTGGCCGCCGCACTGTCTCGTTTTGCCGAGCGCGGAGTGGAAGCGACGTCTCTGGATTCCCTGGCGGCCGACATCGGGGTGCGCAAACAGACGATCCTCTACTGGTTCCCGTCCAAGGACCGGCTGTTGGAATCGGTCATCGACCACGCCGTGGACGAGTTGGGCACCTACCTCTCCGAGGCGGTAGCGGCCGAACCGGGCTCCTTCGAACGGCGGGTGGCCGCCGCCGTGGACGCCACCTTCCGCCTGGGTCGTTCCCGGCCCGAGCTGCTGGCGCTGCTGCGAGAGGTGGCCAGGGTCGGGCCGACCGCACTCGGCTACCTCCGCCAGGCCTTGGATCCTTTGCTCGACACCGCGGTCCACTCGATCGGTGGCGCTCAGGGTGGTGGTAGGGCAAGCGACGAACAGGCACGTCGCGCGCTGCTGGCGGCCGGATCGCGGGTCGTGGGGCTGGCGACCGAGGCCGAGATCCGGGCCGCGGTGGGTCTGCCTCCCGATCTGGTGTGGCTGCGCAACCGGCGAAGCGCGCTGATCTCCGAGGTCACCGCCGCTCTAGGGTCCCCGCGGATAGGTCCGGTCGTCGTCGCTGCGAGGTGA
- a CDS encoding HAD-IB family hydrolase, with amino-acid sequence MGVIADDLAGKRIAVTGSTGFLGTALVERLLRSVPDCELVLLIRAGRMRNVEQRAAREIFKNNCFDRIRTELGGKDAFDAEVARRVQVIEGDVGTDGLGLTDAGRAVLATCDIVIHSAATVSFDSPLDLAVEVNLMGPTRIARTLGDLGVTPHLVAVSTCYVAGNRRGAAPEIPVDDSPFWISDINWQREVDGARRLRADAEAASRRPEQLARFMDQARNELGGAGTPLLAAKSEQHRADWVKAQLVDAGRARAASLGWPDAYAMTKALGEQALGQNRGAVPVSVVRPAIIESAWAEPVPGWIRGFRMAEPVIISYARGLLKEFPGVPEGTVDVIPVDLVVGAIIGVAARGPANADGSPDITQVASGSANPLKYERLVDLVQSWFAEHPLYDAEGQPIAVPDWGYTTRNKVQGQLERAKSALDRTEKLIGALPLRGKQAEWSAKVEEQRDTVSRALTYVELYGAYTSCEAIYGVDRLLALQGSLAGTDADTFCMDPRVVDWDHYVHQIHLPSVVEHARVRTDGRKGRGESRSDRLRRQVLSPDRQLAAFDLENTLIASNVVTSYAWLASRRLDRDDKLRLTAKLLGEAPGLLRMDRADRSDFLRQFYRRYEGAPVEQIREDSAEMLSQLILTKSFPAAIRRVREHRALGHRTVLITGALDFVVEPLRPLFDDIVSASLAVGDDGRYLGQMVDVPPTGESRASALFDYAKLHDLNLDEAVAYADSSNDLPMLEVVGFPVAVNPETRLASLARKRGWLIEQWSKAPGFRPNPVPLAPRRTVNRPAPR; translated from the coding sequence ATGGGGGTGATCGCCGACGACCTCGCCGGAAAACGCATCGCCGTCACCGGATCCACCGGCTTCCTCGGGACCGCGCTGGTCGAACGACTCCTGCGCTCGGTGCCCGACTGCGAACTGGTCCTGTTGATCCGGGCCGGACGCATGCGCAACGTGGAACAGCGCGCCGCCCGCGAGATCTTCAAGAACAACTGCTTCGACCGGATCCGCACCGAACTGGGCGGCAAGGATGCCTTCGACGCCGAGGTAGCCCGGCGGGTTCAGGTCATCGAAGGCGACGTCGGCACCGACGGCCTGGGCCTGACCGATGCCGGGCGGGCCGTGCTAGCCACCTGTGACATCGTCATCCACTCGGCGGCCACCGTCAGCTTCGACTCGCCACTGGACCTGGCCGTCGAGGTCAACCTCATGGGTCCGACCCGCATCGCCCGAACCCTCGGCGACCTCGGGGTCACCCCCCACCTGGTGGCCGTGTCCACCTGCTACGTGGCTGGCAACCGTCGTGGCGCCGCCCCCGAGATCCCCGTGGACGACAGCCCGTTCTGGATCTCCGACATCAACTGGCAGCGAGAGGTCGACGGCGCCCGGCGGCTGCGCGCCGACGCCGAAGCGGCCAGTCGCCGTCCCGAACAGCTGGCCCGGTTCATGGACCAGGCCCGCAACGAGTTGGGCGGCGCCGGCACTCCCCTGCTGGCCGCCAAGTCCGAACAGCACCGGGCCGACTGGGTGAAGGCCCAACTGGTCGACGCCGGCCGGGCCCGGGCCGCATCGCTGGGGTGGCCCGACGCCTACGCCATGACCAAGGCGCTCGGCGAGCAGGCCCTGGGCCAGAACCGGGGTGCGGTGCCGGTTTCGGTGGTCCGCCCCGCCATCATCGAATCGGCGTGGGCCGAGCCGGTGCCGGGCTGGATCCGCGGCTTCCGTATGGCCGAGCCGGTGATCATCTCCTACGCCCGGGGTCTGCTCAAGGAGTTCCCCGGCGTGCCCGAGGGCACTGTGGACGTGATCCCTGTCGACCTTGTGGTCGGGGCCATCATCGGGGTGGCGGCCCGGGGCCCGGCCAACGCCGACGGCTCCCCCGACATCACCCAGGTGGCATCGGGTTCGGCCAACCCCCTCAAGTACGAGCGCCTCGTCGACCTGGTGCAGAGCTGGTTCGCCGAACACCCGCTGTATGACGCCGAGGGCCAGCCCATCGCCGTGCCCGACTGGGGTTACACCACACGCAACAAGGTTCAGGGTCAGCTGGAACGGGCCAAGTCCGCCTTGGACCGGACCGAGAAGCTGATCGGGGCGCTGCCCCTGCGAGGCAAGCAGGCCGAATGGTCGGCCAAGGTCGAAGAGCAGCGAGACACGGTGTCGCGTGCGCTCACCTACGTCGAGCTCTACGGCGCCTACACCTCGTGTGAAGCCATCTACGGGGTGGACCGACTACTGGCCCTTCAGGGATCGCTCGCTGGAACCGACGCCGACACCTTCTGCATGGATCCCCGGGTGGTCGACTGGGATCATTACGTCCACCAGATCCACCTGCCCTCGGTGGTCGAACACGCCCGGGTCCGCACTGACGGCCGCAAGGGTCGAGGCGAGTCACGCTCGGACCGATTGCGCCGTCAGGTCCTTTCCCCGGACCGCCAGCTCGCCGCCTTCGACCTGGAGAACACCCTCATCGCCTCCAACGTGGTCACCAGCTACGCCTGGCTGGCCAGCCGCCGACTCGACCGGGACGACAAGCTCCGCCTCACCGCCAAGCTGCTCGGCGAAGCCCCCGGCCTGTTGCGCATGGACCGGGCCGACCGCAGCGACTTCCTCCGCCAGTTCTACCGGCGCTACGAGGGCGCTCCCGTGGAACAGATCCGCGAAGACTCCGCCGAGATGCTGTCCCAGCTCATCTTGACCAAGAGCTTCCCCGCCGCCATCCGCCGAGTCCGCGAGCACCGGGCCCTCGGACATCGCACCGTGCTCATCACCGGCGCTCTCGACTTCGTCGTTGAACCCCTACGTCCCCTCTTCGACGACATCGTCTCGGCGTCACTCGCCGTCGGCGACGACGGTCGCTACCTCGGGCAGATGGTCGACGTGCCCCCCACCGGTGAGAGCCGGGCTTCGGCCTTGTTCGACTACGCCAAACTCCACGACCTGAACCTGGACGAAGCCGTGGCCTACGCCGACTCGTCCAACGACCTGCCCATGCTCGAAGTCGTCGGCTTCCCGGTGGCGGTCAACCCCGAGACCCGCCTTGCCAGCCTGGCCCGCAAGCGAGGCTGGCTGATCGAACAGTGGTCCAAGGCCCCCGGCTTTCGACCCAACCCCGTTCCGCTGGCGCCGCGCCGCACCGTGAACCGGCCCGCTCCCCGATGA